The Flavobacterium sp. 140616W15 sequence TAGAAAACTTTTGGGTGAAGATTACTTTGTTTTTTATAATAATTTAAAATCTCCTGATGAATCATTAGAACATACCGGTGACGATCCTGATGGAAAAAGTAGTGATGGAGATGACGACGAAGCTATAAAAGTTGATTTAACTAAAATTGACCCAAGAGCTAATGAAATCTTATTTGTTGTAACAATTGAAGACTTTGAAAGAAGAAAACAAAACTTTGGCCAAGTAAGAAATTCATATATTAGAATAGTTGATAATGCAAGCGGAGAAGAAATTGCTAAATACGAATTGGACGAAGATTTCTCGATAGAAACAGGTGTAGAATTTGGAAGACTTTATAAAAAGAATGACCAATGGAAATTTGAAGCTTCTGGAATTGGATATAGAGCCGATTTAGGTTTCTTTTTAGAGAAATACTATTCAGGTGAAATCATTAAATAATGACTTTCTCAAAATCAAATCAATTCATTACTAATCCAAAACAAATTAGTATTTAAGAAGTATCATGAACTCTACTTAAAATTAATCTGTTGCTATCAAACTTGTAAACTTGAAAATAAATCATTCAAACCATAGTCATCTATCATTCGATTTATGGTTGACCCTCATAAAATCAAATCCTGAATTTAAAAGTAAAAGAAATCTATTATTTAAAGATTTTTTGATGTAGATTCTACAATCGAAAAAGTGAATGAGGTAGTTCGCTATTATGATGTTTTATGCAATAATATAAACGAAAGAACGGGATCCAATATTGATACTTATGAAATTTATTATTTAATCTTAAACGCATTAAATTTAGACATAAATAAGATCTCAACAGATAAATTAGAATTATTTTATAAAGAGACTGAATTATTATTCTTGAAATATAAACCAGAGCTTCTATATAAAAATATCCCAGCCCTTTTTGATGAAATTACTAAACAAGGAAAAACAATCAACTTACTTAGTAACACTGCTTTTATTAAAGGGAAAACATTGAGAAAAATATTATCTCATTATGAATTAGAAAATCATTTTAATTTTCAGATATACTCCGATGAAGTCGGAATTTCAAAGCCAAATAGTCAAATTTTTCAATTAGTATTTGACCAAGCAAATGAGATAAAAAAAACAACCAAAAAAGAAATACTGCATATTGGAGACAACATAGTAGCCGATTATAATGGAGCTATTAATTTTGGATTTGATGCACACCTATTAAAATTATAAAAGTGAATAAAAATTTTAGTTTACATAAAATTCTTGAAAAAGATAATTGCCCTTTTCAAGAAGGAGAATACAGCCGATTTAAATTTGGAGATAAAAGCTATGCAGAAAAATTTGCAAAAGAATTATTCGATGGCTTTACGGAACAATATGGTGAATTGATTTTATCAAACAAGGAAATAGTTATACTTCCAAGTCCATTTTTATCGATACCTACAGCTTCAAACTTTTTATGTTATTATTTCAAGAAACAACTCAACGCCTTTCTGTTTAAAAACAACAAAAAAG is a genomic window containing:
- a CDS encoding HAD family hydrolase produces the protein MNEVVRYYDVLCNNINERTGSNIDTYEIYYLILNALNLDINKISTDKLELFYKETELLFLKYKPELLYKNIPALFDEITKQGKTINLLSNTAFIKGKTLRKILSHYELENHFNFQIYSDEVGISKPNSQIFQLVFDQANEIKKTTKKEILHIGDNIVADYNGAINFGFDAHLLKL
- a CDS encoding TerD family protein; the protein is MAINLQKGQKINIGLSKITIGLGWDPNEGTGNDFDLDASAIMINSDRKLLGEDYFVFYNNLKSPDESLEHTGDDPDGKSSDGDDDEAIKVDLTKIDPRANEILFVVTIEDFERRKQNFGQVRNSYIRIVDNASGEEIAKYELDEDFSIETGVEFGRLYKKNDQWKFEASGIGYRADLGFFLEKYYSGEIIK